The Drosophila teissieri strain GT53w chromosome X, Prin_Dtei_1.1, whole genome shotgun sequence genome has a segment encoding these proteins:
- the LOC122623505 gene encoding protein shifted isoform X1, giving the protein MTHQGIGCLVKWLYLVLIVHTLLCINQLECRQHHNRNNNNNNRRADSGSSEEGHSSTSDGLDNFADQDASFVGHGHQPRRGQRKKQQGGGGGGGGGVGNGGGGGSRHNRNEESGISLWINEQQLKMLTALYFPQGYSERLYAIHNSRVTNDLRDTTLYNFLVIPSEVNYVNFTWKSGRRKYFYDFDRLQTMDESILKAPTLSIRKSGRIPQEQKNFSIFLPCTGNSSGTASFNVGLKIQTRHNKPLSGTPIRLNFKKECAHRGVYDIDASNPTSLTTLQAPDPECSLKCGKNGYCNEHHICKCNVGYTGQYCETAFCFPQCLNGGNCTAPSVCTCPEGYQGTQCEGGICKDKCLNGGKCIQKDKCQCSKGYYGLHCEYSKCVIPCKNEGRCIGNNLCRCPNGLRGDHCEIGRKQRSICKCRNGTCGSHKHCKCHPGFYGRHCNGRKRRHVHRNNDSKF; this is encoded by the exons ATGACACATCAGGGTATCGGCTGCCTGGTCAAGTGGCTATATCTGGTGCTGATCGTGCACACGCTCCTCTGCATCAACCAGCTCGAGTGTCGCCAGCACCACAATCggaataacaataacaataacagaagAGCAGACTCGGGCAGCTCAGAGGAGGGCCACAGCAGCACCAGCGATGGCCTGGACAACTTTGCGGACCAGGACGCCAGCTTCGTTGGCCATGGCCACCAGCCGCGTCGGGGCCAACGAAAGAAACAGCAgggtggtggcggtggaggaggaggtggcgtcggaaacggaggaggcggtggaaGCCGGCACAATCGCAACGAGGAGAGCGGCATCTCGTTGTGGATCAATGAGCAGCAACTCAAAATGCTTACAG CGCTCTACTTTCCACAGGGCTACTCGGAACGCCTGTACGCTATACACAACAGCCGGGTGACCAACGATCTGAGGGACACCACGCTGTACAACTTCCTGGTCATTCCCTCGGAGGTGAACTACGTTAACTTCACATGGAAGTCGGGACGTCGCAAGTACTTCTACGACTTTGACCGCCTGCAGACCATGGACGAAAGCATTTTAAAGGCGCCAACGCTGTCCATTCGCAAGAGCGGACGCATTCCGCAGGAGCAGAAGA ATTTTAGCATATTCCTGCCCTGCACCGGCAACAGCTCCGGCACCGCGTCCTTCAACGTCGGCCTCAAGATCCAGACGCGCCACAACAAGCCGCTCTCGGGCACACCCATTCGCCTCAACTTCAAAAAGGAATGCGCCCACAGAGGTGTGTATGATATAGACGCTTCCAACCCTACTTCACTAACAACTTTGCAAG CTCCCGATCCAGAATGCAGCTTGAAGTGCGGCAAGAACGGCTACTGCAACGAGCACCACATCTGCAAGTGCAACGTGGGCTACACGGGCCAATACTGCGAGACGGCCTTCTGTTTTCCGCAGTGCCTCAACGGCGGTAACTGCACCGCGCCGTCAGTCTGCACCTGTCCGGAGGGCTACCAAGGCACGCAGTGCGAAGGTG GTATTTGCAAAGACAAGTGTTTGAATGGCGGCAAGTGCATACAGAAGGACAAGTGCCAGTGCTCCAAGGGTTACTACGGCCTGCATTGCGAGTACT CCAAGTGTGTGATACCCTGCAAGAACGAGGGCCGGTGCATCGGGAACAACCTGTGCCGCTGTCCCAACGGACTACGAGGCGATCACTGCGAGATCGGGCGCAAGCAGCGCTCCATTTGCAAGTGTCGCAACGGCACCTGCGGCTCCCACAAGCACTGCAAGTGCCATCCGGGCTTCTATGGGCGCCACTGCAACGGTC GCAAGCGACGCCATGTCCACCGAAACAATGACTCCAAGTTCTAG
- the LOC122623505 gene encoding protein shifted isoform X3 has translation MTHQGIGCLVKWLYLVLIVHTLLCINQLECRQHHNRNNNNNNRRADSGSSEEGHSSTSDGLDNFADQDASFVGHGHQPRRGQRKKQQGGGGGGGGGVGNGGGGGSRHNRNEESGISLWINEQQLKMLTALYFPQGYSERLYAIHNSRVTNDLRDTTLYNFLVIPSEVNYVNFTWKSGRRKYFYDFDRLQTMDESILKAPTLSIRKSGRIPQEQKNFSIFLPCTGNSSGTASFNVGLKIQTRHNKPLSGTPIRLNFKKECAHRAPDPECSLKCGKNGYCNEHHICKCNVGYTGQYCETAFCFPQCLNGGNCTAPSVCTCPEGYQGTQCEGGICKDKCLNGGKCIQKDKCQCSKGYYGLHCEYSKCVIPCKNEGRCIGNNLCRCPNGLRGDHCEIGRKQRSICKCRNGTCGSHKHCKCHPGFYGRHCNGRKRRHVHRNNDSKF, from the exons ATGACACATCAGGGTATCGGCTGCCTGGTCAAGTGGCTATATCTGGTGCTGATCGTGCACACGCTCCTCTGCATCAACCAGCTCGAGTGTCGCCAGCACCACAATCggaataacaataacaataacagaagAGCAGACTCGGGCAGCTCAGAGGAGGGCCACAGCAGCACCAGCGATGGCCTGGACAACTTTGCGGACCAGGACGCCAGCTTCGTTGGCCATGGCCACCAGCCGCGTCGGGGCCAACGAAAGAAACAGCAgggtggtggcggtggaggaggaggtggcgtcggaaacggaggaggcggtggaaGCCGGCACAATCGCAACGAGGAGAGCGGCATCTCGTTGTGGATCAATGAGCAGCAACTCAAAATGCTTACAG CGCTCTACTTTCCACAGGGCTACTCGGAACGCCTGTACGCTATACACAACAGCCGGGTGACCAACGATCTGAGGGACACCACGCTGTACAACTTCCTGGTCATTCCCTCGGAGGTGAACTACGTTAACTTCACATGGAAGTCGGGACGTCGCAAGTACTTCTACGACTTTGACCGCCTGCAGACCATGGACGAAAGCATTTTAAAGGCGCCAACGCTGTCCATTCGCAAGAGCGGACGCATTCCGCAGGAGCAGAAGA ATTTTAGCATATTCCTGCCCTGCACCGGCAACAGCTCCGGCACCGCGTCCTTCAACGTCGGCCTCAAGATCCAGACGCGCCACAACAAGCCGCTCTCGGGCACACCCATTCGCCTCAACTTCAAAAAGGAATGCGCCCACAGAG CTCCCGATCCAGAATGCAGCTTGAAGTGCGGCAAGAACGGCTACTGCAACGAGCACCACATCTGCAAGTGCAACGTGGGCTACACGGGCCAATACTGCGAGACGGCCTTCTGTTTTCCGCAGTGCCTCAACGGCGGTAACTGCACCGCGCCGTCAGTCTGCACCTGTCCGGAGGGCTACCAAGGCACGCAGTGCGAAGGTG GTATTTGCAAAGACAAGTGTTTGAATGGCGGCAAGTGCATACAGAAGGACAAGTGCCAGTGCTCCAAGGGTTACTACGGCCTGCATTGCGAGTACT CCAAGTGTGTGATACCCTGCAAGAACGAGGGCCGGTGCATCGGGAACAACCTGTGCCGCTGTCCCAACGGACTACGAGGCGATCACTGCGAGATCGGGCGCAAGCAGCGCTCCATTTGCAAGTGTCGCAACGGCACCTGCGGCTCCCACAAGCACTGCAAGTGCCATCCGGGCTTCTATGGGCGCCACTGCAACGGTC GCAAGCGACGCCATGTCCACCGAAACAATGACTCCAAGTTCTAG
- the LOC122623507 gene encoding 5-demethoxyubiquinone hydroxylase, mitochondrial — protein MNGMLRRVLSRPEPRLLSMRCQSSATGGGSAGTAEGGSPAATTLRPRPNALTDEIIRVDHAGELGADRIYAGQMAILGNGPLGKTIGHMWEQEKEHRRQFEQLIQQHRVRPTIMTPIWNVAGFVLGAGTALMGEKAAMACTVAVETVIVEHYNDQLRQIMEAPNPDKELLATITKFRDEEQEHHDTGIDHGAEQAPFYQAMTEVIKFGCKTAIAISKKI, from the exons ATGA ATGGAATGCTGAGAAGAGTCCTTAGCCGGCCCGAGCCACGCCTGCTCTCCATGCGCTGCCAAAGCTCAGCAACTGGAGGAGGATCAGCCGGCACCGCGGAAGGAGGCAGCCCTGCCGCCACCACGCTGCGTCCACGACCAAATGCGCTCACAGATGAGATAATACGCGTTGATCATGCCGGCGAATTGGGAGCAGATCGCATTTACGCCGGGCAAATGGCCATTCTGGGCAACGGACCGCTGGGCAAGACCATCGGACACATGTGGGAACAGGAGAAGGAGCACCGTAGGCAGTTCGAACAGCTCATCCAGCAGCACCGCGTGCGTCCAACGATTATGACGCCGATTTGGAACGTGGCCGGATTTGTGCTGGGTGCCGGAACCGCTCTCATGGGCGAAAAGGCAGCCATGGCCTGCACGGTGGCAGTGGAGACGGTGATCGTGGAGCACTACAACGACCAGCTGCGCCAGATAATGGAGGCACCGAACCCGGATAAG GAGCTGTTGGCCACCATCACCAAGTTCCGggatgaggagcaggagcaccaCGACACGGGCATTGATCACGGGGCCGAGCAAGCGCCCTTTTACCAGGCCATGACCGAGGTAATCAAGTTCGGCTGCAAGACGGCTATTGCCATCTCGAAGAAGATCTAG
- the LOC122623505 gene encoding protein shifted isoform X4: MTHQGIGCLVKWLYLVLIVHTLLCINQLECRQHHNRNNNNNNRRADSGSSEEGHSSTSDGLDNFADQDASFVGHGHQPRRGQRKKQQGGGGGGGGGVGNGGGGGSRHNRNEESGISLWINEQQLKMLTALYFPQGYSERLYAIHNSRVTNDLRDTTLYNFLVIPSEVNYVNFTWKSGRRKYFYDFDRLQTMDESILKAPTLSIRKSGRIPQEQKNFSIFLPCTGNSSGTASFNVGLKIQTRHNKPLSGTPIRLNFKKECAHRECSLKCGKNGYCNEHHICKCNVGYTGQYCETAFCFPQCLNGGNCTAPSVCTCPEGYQGTQCEGGICKDKCLNGGKCIQKDKCQCSKGYYGLHCEYSKCVIPCKNEGRCIGNNLCRCPNGLRGDHCEIGRKQRSICKCRNGTCGSHKHCKCHPGFYGRHCNGRKRRHVHRNNDSKF; this comes from the exons ATGACACATCAGGGTATCGGCTGCCTGGTCAAGTGGCTATATCTGGTGCTGATCGTGCACACGCTCCTCTGCATCAACCAGCTCGAGTGTCGCCAGCACCACAATCggaataacaataacaataacagaagAGCAGACTCGGGCAGCTCAGAGGAGGGCCACAGCAGCACCAGCGATGGCCTGGACAACTTTGCGGACCAGGACGCCAGCTTCGTTGGCCATGGCCACCAGCCGCGTCGGGGCCAACGAAAGAAACAGCAgggtggtggcggtggaggaggaggtggcgtcggaaacggaggaggcggtggaaGCCGGCACAATCGCAACGAGGAGAGCGGCATCTCGTTGTGGATCAATGAGCAGCAACTCAAAATGCTTACAG CGCTCTACTTTCCACAGGGCTACTCGGAACGCCTGTACGCTATACACAACAGCCGGGTGACCAACGATCTGAGGGACACCACGCTGTACAACTTCCTGGTCATTCCCTCGGAGGTGAACTACGTTAACTTCACATGGAAGTCGGGACGTCGCAAGTACTTCTACGACTTTGACCGCCTGCAGACCATGGACGAAAGCATTTTAAAGGCGCCAACGCTGTCCATTCGCAAGAGCGGACGCATTCCGCAGGAGCAGAAGA ATTTTAGCATATTCCTGCCCTGCACCGGCAACAGCTCCGGCACCGCGTCCTTCAACGTCGGCCTCAAGATCCAGACGCGCCACAACAAGCCGCTCTCGGGCACACCCATTCGCCTCAACTTCAAAAAGGAATGCGCCCACAGAG AATGCAGCTTGAAGTGCGGCAAGAACGGCTACTGCAACGAGCACCACATCTGCAAGTGCAACGTGGGCTACACGGGCCAATACTGCGAGACGGCCTTCTGTTTTCCGCAGTGCCTCAACGGCGGTAACTGCACCGCGCCGTCAGTCTGCACCTGTCCGGAGGGCTACCAAGGCACGCAGTGCGAAGGTG GTATTTGCAAAGACAAGTGTTTGAATGGCGGCAAGTGCATACAGAAGGACAAGTGCCAGTGCTCCAAGGGTTACTACGGCCTGCATTGCGAGTACT CCAAGTGTGTGATACCCTGCAAGAACGAGGGCCGGTGCATCGGGAACAACCTGTGCCGCTGTCCCAACGGACTACGAGGCGATCACTGCGAGATCGGGCGCAAGCAGCGCTCCATTTGCAAGTGTCGCAACGGCACCTGCGGCTCCCACAAGCACTGCAAGTGCCATCCGGGCTTCTATGGGCGCCACTGCAACGGTC GCAAGCGACGCCATGTCCACCGAAACAATGACTCCAAGTTCTAG
- the LOC122623505 gene encoding protein shifted isoform X2 → MTHQGIGCLVKWLYLVLIVHTLLCINQLECRQHHNRNNNNNNRRADSGSSEEGHSSTSDGLDNFADQDASFVGHGHQPRRGQRKKQQGGGGGGGGGVGNGGGGGSRHNRNEESGISLWINEQQLKMLTALYFPQGYSERLYAIHNSRVTNDLRDTTLYNFLVIPSEVNYVNFTWKSGRRKYFYDFDRLQTMDESILKAPTLSIRKSGRIPQEQKNFSIFLPCTGNSSGTASFNVGLKIQTRHNKPLSGTPIRLNFKKECAHRGVYDIDASNPTSLTTLQECSLKCGKNGYCNEHHICKCNVGYTGQYCETAFCFPQCLNGGNCTAPSVCTCPEGYQGTQCEGGICKDKCLNGGKCIQKDKCQCSKGYYGLHCEYSKCVIPCKNEGRCIGNNLCRCPNGLRGDHCEIGRKQRSICKCRNGTCGSHKHCKCHPGFYGRHCNGRKRRHVHRNNDSKF, encoded by the exons ATGACACATCAGGGTATCGGCTGCCTGGTCAAGTGGCTATATCTGGTGCTGATCGTGCACACGCTCCTCTGCATCAACCAGCTCGAGTGTCGCCAGCACCACAATCggaataacaataacaataacagaagAGCAGACTCGGGCAGCTCAGAGGAGGGCCACAGCAGCACCAGCGATGGCCTGGACAACTTTGCGGACCAGGACGCCAGCTTCGTTGGCCATGGCCACCAGCCGCGTCGGGGCCAACGAAAGAAACAGCAgggtggtggcggtggaggaggaggtggcgtcggaaacggaggaggcggtggaaGCCGGCACAATCGCAACGAGGAGAGCGGCATCTCGTTGTGGATCAATGAGCAGCAACTCAAAATGCTTACAG CGCTCTACTTTCCACAGGGCTACTCGGAACGCCTGTACGCTATACACAACAGCCGGGTGACCAACGATCTGAGGGACACCACGCTGTACAACTTCCTGGTCATTCCCTCGGAGGTGAACTACGTTAACTTCACATGGAAGTCGGGACGTCGCAAGTACTTCTACGACTTTGACCGCCTGCAGACCATGGACGAAAGCATTTTAAAGGCGCCAACGCTGTCCATTCGCAAGAGCGGACGCATTCCGCAGGAGCAGAAGA ATTTTAGCATATTCCTGCCCTGCACCGGCAACAGCTCCGGCACCGCGTCCTTCAACGTCGGCCTCAAGATCCAGACGCGCCACAACAAGCCGCTCTCGGGCACACCCATTCGCCTCAACTTCAAAAAGGAATGCGCCCACAGAGGTGTGTATGATATAGACGCTTCCAACCCTACTTCACTAACAACTTTGCAAG AATGCAGCTTGAAGTGCGGCAAGAACGGCTACTGCAACGAGCACCACATCTGCAAGTGCAACGTGGGCTACACGGGCCAATACTGCGAGACGGCCTTCTGTTTTCCGCAGTGCCTCAACGGCGGTAACTGCACCGCGCCGTCAGTCTGCACCTGTCCGGAGGGCTACCAAGGCACGCAGTGCGAAGGTG GTATTTGCAAAGACAAGTGTTTGAATGGCGGCAAGTGCATACAGAAGGACAAGTGCCAGTGCTCCAAGGGTTACTACGGCCTGCATTGCGAGTACT CCAAGTGTGTGATACCCTGCAAGAACGAGGGCCGGTGCATCGGGAACAACCTGTGCCGCTGTCCCAACGGACTACGAGGCGATCACTGCGAGATCGGGCGCAAGCAGCGCTCCATTTGCAAGTGTCGCAACGGCACCTGCGGCTCCCACAAGCACTGCAAGTGCCATCCGGGCTTCTATGGGCGCCACTGCAACGGTC GCAAGCGACGCCATGTCCACCGAAACAATGACTCCAAGTTCTAG